The Verrucomicrobiota bacterium JB022 genome contains a region encoding:
- a CDS encoding twin-arginine translocase subunit TatC, producing MDARPPHSHHDDSDETSPTGEVWAEPEASEPGAMGFLDHLEDLRWAIVKSLGAFLVGTVLVTIFLTNFARLLMWPYNFAISGRAETATMEGLIMTSFMGVFSVVFNLLMVGGVALGGPFVLYFFGSFISPGLTNHEKRLLIPGGVLGFILFLLGACFSFFLVVPMMLRASVFFNDLLGFTLLITADNYYSLLTWSVMGIGLSFEFPLLLLLLVYLGVLDVQRLKDWRHYSFVVFLVVAALVTPGGDPISLMLLALPMYLLYELAILLSRPVIRMRERARAEAEAMLDE from the coding sequence ATGGACGCCCGCCCCCCTCATTCCCACCACGACGATAGCGACGAGACTTCACCCACCGGGGAAGTCTGGGCCGAGCCTGAAGCCTCCGAGCCCGGGGCCATGGGTTTTCTGGACCATCTGGAAGACCTGCGCTGGGCGATTGTAAAATCGCTGGGCGCTTTTCTGGTCGGGACAGTACTCGTCACCATTTTTCTCACCAATTTTGCCCGACTGCTGATGTGGCCCTACAATTTTGCCATCAGCGGGCGGGCGGAGACGGCCACGATGGAGGGGCTGATCATGACGTCTTTCATGGGCGTCTTTTCGGTCGTTTTCAACCTGCTGATGGTCGGTGGCGTCGCGCTTGGCGGGCCGTTCGTGCTCTATTTCTTCGGGAGCTTCATCTCGCCAGGGCTGACGAATCACGAGAAGCGGTTGCTGATCCCTGGGGGCGTGCTCGGCTTTATCCTTTTCCTTCTGGGCGCGTGTTTCAGCTTTTTCCTCGTGGTGCCGATGATGCTGCGGGCCTCCGTCTTTTTCAACGACTTGCTGGGCTTTACGCTGCTGATCACGGCCGACAATTATTATTCGCTGCTGACCTGGAGCGTGATGGGTATCGGCTTGTCGTTCGAGTTCCCTTTGCTGCTGCTGCTGCTTGTCTACCTGGGCGTGCTCGACGTGCAGCGCCTGAAGGATTGGCGGCACTACAGCTTTGTGGTCTTCCTCGTCGTGGCGGCGCTGGTGACTCCGGGCGGCGACCCGATTTCGCTGATGCTGCTGGCGCTGCCCATGTATCTGCTCTACGAGCTGGCCATCCTGCTCAGCCGCCCTGTCATCCGCATGCGCGAGCGCGCCCGCGCCGAAGCCGAAGCGATGCTGGACGAGTAA
- a CDS encoding DNA glycosylase, with translation MPDWQPLPQSPAFEPAVWAETLDGGQAFRWNRLPDGHAWRGIWSQHAVELRLDPAAKVEWRALTPATTAADIASYLALDVDFAAMADALPWRSDPVLAAAKARWPGLRLLRQPLGEALLGFQCSATKRIPQIKLGLDAIARQFGRDLGHGCHALPTWAELATVDEAALRATGIGYRAKNLHLTALFLQEHPGYLEAVETLPYPAAHAHLLALPGVGPKVADCVLLFGGQRYEAFPVDTWILQTMAAHYRLDGWKPEQIAHFGRVHFGPAAGLAQQFLFAGARRGKGA, from the coding sequence ATGCCCGACTGGCAGCCTCTCCCCCAATCCCCCGCCTTTGAGCCCGCCGTGTGGGCGGAAACGCTCGATGGCGGCCAAGCCTTCCGCTGGAACCGCTTGCCCGACGGCCACGCCTGGCGCGGCATCTGGAGCCAGCACGCCGTCGAGCTGCGCCTCGACCCCGCCGCCAAAGTTGAGTGGCGCGCCCTGACGCCCGCCACCACCGCCGCCGACATCGCCTCATATCTGGCCCTCGACGTCGACTTCGCCGCCATGGCCGACGCCCTCCCGTGGCGGAGCGACCCCGTACTGGCCGCTGCCAAAGCCCGCTGGCCCGGCCTCCGCCTCCTGCGTCAACCTCTGGGTGAAGCCCTGCTCGGCTTCCAGTGCAGCGCCACCAAGCGCATCCCACAGATCAAACTGGGCCTCGACGCCATCGCCCGGCAATTCGGGCGCGACCTCGGGCACGGCTGCCACGCCCTCCCCACTTGGGCCGAGCTGGCCACGGTAGACGAAGCGGCCCTGCGCGCCACCGGCATCGGTTACCGCGCCAAAAACCTGCACCTCACCGCCCTCTTTCTGCAAGAGCACCCCGGCTATCTGGAAGCGGTCGAAACGCTGCCCTACCCCGCCGCGCACGCCCACCTGCTCGCGCTGCCCGGCGTCGGCCCCAAAGTCGCCGACTGCGTGCTGCTCTTTGGCGGCCAGCGCTACGAAGCCTTCCCCGTCGACACCTGGATCCTGCAGACCATGGCCGCCCACTACCGCCTCGACGGCTGGAAACCCGAGCAGATCGCCCACTTTGGCCGCGTCCACTTCGGCCCCGCCGCTGGCCTCGCCCAGCAGTTCCTCTTCGCCGGAGCCCGGCGCGGCAAGGGAGCATAG
- a CDS encoding YHS domain-containing (seleno)protein, which yields MKFWHALSLFGVAALGYLLMASPAYAFKPVSAQELNERQIAIGGYDPVAYFKEGAAVKGSPLLTYQWLGATWYFRTHEYRRLFMADPTRYAPAYGGYCAFCMQAEREVQSAGDPTVFLVRNGRLYLLQDEETKALWEASPDVYIAQADARYEELLRQYREIVGGEGADSRRSAVATTLAAD from the coding sequence ATGAAGTTCTGGCACGCTTTGTCCCTGTTTGGAGTCGCTGCTCTCGGCTATTTGCTGATGGCGAGCCCTGCCTATGCCTTCAAGCCCGTCAGCGCTCAGGAGCTGAACGAGCGTCAGATTGCAATCGGAGGCTACGACCCGGTCGCGTATTTCAAGGAAGGGGCGGCGGTCAAGGGCAGCCCCTTGTTGACTTACCAATGGCTGGGGGCCACCTGGTATTTCCGTACCCATGAGTATCGGCGCCTGTTCATGGCCGACCCGACGCGCTATGCCCCGGCCTACGGTGGGTATTGCGCCTTCTGCATGCAGGCGGAGCGGGAGGTACAATCGGCGGGAGACCCGACGGTGTTCCTGGTGCGCAACGGTCGCCTCTACTTGCTGCAAGACGAGGAGACGAAGGCCCTTTGGGAGGCGTCGCCCGATGTCTACATTGCCCAGGCGGACGCGCGCTACGAGGAGCTGCTGCGCCAGTATCGCGAGATTGTAGGGGGCGAGGGGGCCGATAGCCGCCGCAGTGCGGTTGCGACAACCTTGGCTGCCGATTAG
- a CDS encoding CheR family methyltransferase: MSSLTPFDPDKASGRSDWAPGFTVVGIGASAGGLAALQQLLRGTPADSGMAYVIVVHLSPEHPSALADILQRETEMSVRQVTEDVELIANCVYVIPPNRNLASIDSHLRLEPLEEQRRDRAPIDHFFRTLSNTHQHKAVGIILSGTGSDGTIGLGYIRERGGICIAQDPAQAEHSAMPQSAIAHGVVDRVLLLDKMPENLLQIRDIQAQIRLPDDVAEVSAAAQRMLQKILAQIRVQCGHDFTRYKPSTIVRRIRRRMQLRYIQDLEAYLQILRAEPDEVRDLADDMLITVTNFFRDRSVFDHLEREVVPQLFEKLDRDNNKIRLWSVGCATGEEAYSLAILLLEACSELDVRPEIQIFASDLHHEALNRAREGFYSESIEGDVPPERLRRFFIKERGGYQVRKEVRELIIFAPHNLLRDPPFSKLDLITCRNLLIYLQRDVQQDIIELFHYALKPDGHLLLGASESVDNVELFRCADKEHKVFVRRNNCTIEPRMPITNFEHRQERPVAPSRVPEASYSYGNLHQRMVELFGPPSVLINHDHNIVHYSARAGQFMIQPGGAPTNNIFKRVRDEMRVELRSAIYAVEQGAATTSSKPIELHDGIKGTRRIVIRVESSGEAEMEGYLLVFFDEVKGDHPAVFPTTQGNGSENSRELASELELTQRRLQMVIEEYETTQEEMRASNEELQSANEELRSTLEELETSKEELQSMNEELVTVNQENRHKVEELSTLTNDLQNLFASTEIATLFLDRQLRILRYTPQVGQLFSVRPTDRGRPLGDFTHRLGYDRVEGDAREVLRTLQPIQREVQDEQKNWYLMRILPYRSAEDRIEGVVITLVEISQQKETEERLRASEQDLRQLTSTLEDRIEQATQTVRQLASNLALAEQQERTRIAHILHDDLQQMLASVQMRFHILQLKHQLPEEEADELTRDLQLTIDMTRNLTIDLSPPILDTEGFPEVLRWLAARMREEHNLTVQLKPHPEFPALQREVQVLLFQIVRELLFNVVKHAQTHEAKVTLFTTDYHLQILISDDGDGFDPGQSQEKPSGFGLSSVQERLQLFGGTLDIQSRPGDGCRITVQLPLEAST, translated from the coding sequence GTGTCTTCGCTTACTCCATTTGATCCCGATAAGGCGTCGGGCCGCTCCGACTGGGCCCCCGGCTTCACCGTAGTGGGCATTGGAGCATCCGCCGGCGGATTGGCCGCCCTGCAGCAGCTCTTGAGAGGCACCCCTGCCGATTCGGGCATGGCCTACGTCATCGTCGTGCACCTCTCGCCCGAGCACCCGAGCGCCCTCGCCGACATCCTCCAGCGCGAGACGGAGATGAGCGTGCGGCAAGTGACCGAAGACGTGGAGCTGATCGCGAACTGCGTCTACGTCATCCCGCCCAACCGCAACCTCGCGTCGATCGACTCGCACCTGCGGCTGGAGCCCCTCGAAGAGCAACGGCGCGACCGGGCGCCGATCGACCACTTTTTCCGCACCCTCAGCAACACGCACCAGCACAAGGCCGTCGGCATCATCCTCTCCGGCACCGGCAGCGACGGCACCATCGGCCTCGGCTACATCCGCGAGCGCGGCGGCATCTGCATCGCCCAAGACCCCGCCCAGGCCGAGCACAGCGCCATGCCCCAAAGCGCAATCGCCCACGGCGTCGTCGACCGCGTCCTGCTACTCGACAAGATGCCGGAGAATCTGCTCCAGATCCGCGACATCCAGGCCCAGATCCGCCTGCCCGACGACGTGGCTGAAGTCTCCGCCGCCGCCCAGCGCATGCTGCAGAAGATCCTCGCCCAGATCCGCGTGCAATGCGGGCACGACTTTACCCGCTACAAGCCCTCGACCATCGTCCGCCGCATCCGCCGGCGCATGCAGCTACGCTATATTCAGGACCTCGAGGCCTACCTGCAGATCCTCCGCGCCGAGCCCGACGAAGTCCGCGACCTGGCGGACGACATGTTGATCACGGTCACCAACTTCTTCCGCGACCGCAGCGTTTTCGACCACCTAGAGCGCGAAGTCGTCCCCCAGCTCTTCGAAAAGCTCGACCGCGACAACAACAAGATCCGCCTCTGGTCCGTCGGCTGCGCCACCGGTGAAGAAGCCTACTCGCTCGCCATCCTCCTGCTCGAAGCCTGTTCCGAGCTCGACGTGCGCCCCGAGATCCAGATCTTCGCCAGCGACCTCCACCACGAAGCCCTCAACCGCGCCCGCGAAGGCTTTTACTCCGAGTCGATCGAAGGCGACGTCCCGCCCGAGCGCCTCCGCCGCTTCTTCATCAAGGAGCGCGGCGGCTATCAAGTGCGCAAAGAAGTACGCGAGCTGATCATCTTCGCCCCGCACAACCTCCTGCGCGATCCCCCCTTCTCCAAGCTCGACCTCATCACCTGCCGCAACCTGCTGATCTACCTGCAGCGCGACGTGCAGCAAGATATCATCGAGCTGTTTCACTACGCCCTGAAGCCCGACGGTCACCTCCTGCTCGGGGCCTCCGAATCGGTCGACAACGTGGAGCTCTTCCGCTGTGCGGACAAGGAGCACAAGGTGTTTGTGCGGCGCAACAACTGCACGATCGAGCCGCGCATGCCGATCACCAACTTCGAGCACCGCCAGGAGCGCCCCGTAGCGCCCTCCCGCGTGCCCGAGGCCAGCTACTCCTACGGCAACCTGCACCAGCGCATGGTGGAGCTCTTCGGCCCGCCCAGCGTGCTGATCAACCACGATCACAACATCGTCCACTACTCCGCCCGCGCCGGCCAGTTCATGATCCAGCCCGGCGGCGCGCCCACCAACAACATCTTCAAACGCGTGCGCGACGAGATGCGCGTGGAGCTGCGCTCCGCCATCTACGCCGTCGAGCAAGGCGCCGCCACCACCTCCAGCAAGCCCATCGAGCTGCACGACGGGATCAAAGGCACCCGCAGGATCGTCATCCGCGTCGAATCCTCCGGCGAGGCCGAGATGGAAGGCTACCTCCTCGTCTTCTTCGACGAGGTAAAAGGCGATCACCCCGCCGTCTTCCCCACCACCCAAGGCAACGGCAGCGAAAACAGCCGCGAGCTGGCCAGTGAGCTGGAGCTGACCCAGCGCCGCCTGCAGATGGTGATCGAAGAATACGAGACCACCCAGGAGGAGATGCGCGCCTCCAACGAAGAACTCCAATCGGCCAACGAAGAGCTGCGCTCCACCCTCGAAGAGCTGGAAACGAGCAAGGAAGAGCTCCAGTCGATGAACGAAGAGCTCGTTACCGTCAACCAGGAGAACCGCCACAAGGTCGAAGAACTCTCCACGCTGACGAACGATCTGCAAAACCTCTTCGCCTCGACCGAGATCGCCACGCTCTTCCTCGACCGCCAGTTACGCATCCTGCGCTACACCCCCCAGGTCGGCCAGCTCTTCTCCGTCCGCCCCACCGACCGCGGACGCCCGCTGGGAGACTTTACCCACCGCCTCGGCTACGACCGCGTAGAGGGCGACGCCCGCGAAGTCTTGCGCACCCTGCAGCCCATCCAGCGCGAAGTGCAGGACGAGCAAAAAAACTGGTACCTGATGCGCATCCTGCCCTACCGCAGCGCCGAAGACCGCATCGAAGGCGTCGTCATCACCCTCGTCGAGATCTCCCAGCAAAAGGAGACCGAAGAACGCTTGCGCGCCAGCGAGCAAGACCTGCGGCAGCTCACCTCCACCCTGGAGGACCGCATCGAACAAGCCACCCAGACCGTCCGCCAGCTCGCCTCCAACCTCGCCCTGGCCGAGCAACAGGAACGCACCCGCATCGCCCACATCCTGCACGACGACCTCCAGCAAATGCTCGCCAGCGTGCAGATGCGCTTCCACATCCTGCAGCTCAAGCACCAGTTGCCGGAAGAAGAGGCCGACGAGCTGACCCGCGACCTGCAGCTGACGATCGACATGACGCGCAACCTCACGATCGACCTCAGCCCGCCCATCCTTGATACCGAAGGCTTTCCCGAAGTGCTGCGCTGGCTCGCCGCCCGCATGCGCGAAGAGCACAACCTTACGGTACAGCTGAAGCCACACCCCGAATTCCCCGCCTTACAGCGTGAGGTACAGGTACTGCTCTTCCAGATCGTGCGCGAACTGCTCTTCAACGTCGTGAAGCACGCGCAGACGCACGAAGCCAAAGTGACCCTTTTCACCACCGACTACCACTTGCAGATCCTCATCTCCGATGACGGCGATGGGTTCGATCCGGGGCAAAGCCAGGAAAAGCCCTCCGGCTTCGGCCTTTCGTCCGTGCAAGAGCGCCTCCAGCTTTTTGGGGGCACGCTTGACATTCAGTCCCGACCGGGAGATGGGTGCCGCATAACTGTGCAACTGCCCTTGGAGGCCTCCACCTGA
- a CDS encoding solute:sodium symporter family transporter encodes MLAVVSFFLFTGLVAFLTWFITRRDEKNTSVGYFLAGRSLTFPLIAASMLLTNLSTEQMVGLNGSAFTDGLAVMVWEVLAVIALIAMALFFLPKFLRLGVATVPQYLHLRFDRQTELITNLIFLIAYALILIPIILYTGATGLIGILNLEQVLGADSFQTALWTIVVAVGIVGSVYALLGGTRVMAVADFMNGILLLTGGLMIIFFGLNAVAGDQGGILEGWQILRTEVPEKFNSIGGNDTSVPFSTVFSGILLLNLFYWCTNQQIIQRTFGASSLAEGQKGVLLTGLLKLIGPLYLVLPGIVAFYLFRDQDMKADHAYGSLVSLVLPPYLSGFFAAAMFGAIMSSFNAALNSSTTLFSLGLYQTKIRPNATDREVVRAGRIFGVIVAVLGILVAPLLAQTQSIFAYLQKMNGMYFIPIFSVVLFGMLNKRVPPLAAKVALILGFVTIAVGYFVPPFSGWVTAIHEFHFLGLVFVLLLAVMGVILLVKPQEKPFDGESTPEAVDMTPWKLAPIAAAILFVIIIGIYWYFADFGAAFGN; translated from the coding sequence ATGCTAGCCGTAGTATCGTTTTTCCTGTTCACCGGCCTGGTGGCTTTCTTGACGTGGTTCATCACGCGTCGGGATGAAAAGAACACCAGCGTGGGCTACTTCCTCGCGGGCCGCTCCCTGACTTTCCCCTTGATCGCGGCTTCGATGCTGCTGACCAACCTCTCGACCGAGCAGATGGTCGGTCTCAACGGCTCGGCGTTTACGGACGGCCTGGCGGTGATGGTGTGGGAGGTGTTGGCGGTGATCGCGCTGATCGCGATGGCGCTGTTCTTCCTGCCCAAGTTTTTGCGGCTGGGGGTGGCGACGGTGCCGCAATACCTGCACCTGCGCTTCGACCGGCAGACGGAGCTGATCACCAACCTGATCTTCCTCATTGCCTACGCGCTGATCCTCATCCCGATCATCCTTTACACGGGCGCGACGGGGCTCATCGGCATCCTCAATCTGGAGCAGGTGCTGGGCGCCGATTCGTTCCAGACGGCGTTGTGGACGATCGTCGTGGCGGTGGGCATCGTGGGCTCGGTCTACGCGCTGCTCGGCGGCACGCGGGTGATGGCCGTGGCCGACTTCATGAACGGCATCCTGCTGCTCACGGGCGGCTTGATGATCATTTTCTTCGGCCTCAATGCGGTGGCGGGCGATCAGGGCGGCATCCTGGAGGGTTGGCAAATCCTGCGCACGGAGGTGCCGGAGAAGTTCAACTCCATCGGCGGTAACGATACTTCCGTGCCGTTCTCGACCGTCTTCTCGGGCATCTTGCTGCTCAACCTCTTTTACTGGTGCACCAACCAGCAGATCATCCAGCGCACCTTTGGCGCGAGCAGCCTGGCAGAGGGCCAGAAGGGCGTGTTGCTGACGGGCTTGCTGAAGCTCATCGGGCCGCTCTATCTCGTGTTGCCGGGCATCGTGGCCTTTTACCTGTTCCGCGATCAGGATATGAAGGCCGACCACGCCTACGGCTCGCTGGTCAGCCTGGTGCTGCCGCCTTACCTGTCCGGCTTCTTTGCTGCGGCGATGTTTGGCGCGATCATGAGCAGCTTCAACGCTGCGCTCAACAGCTCCACCACGCTGTTTTCGCTCGGCCTCTACCAGACCAAGATCCGCCCGAATGCGACCGACCGCGAGGTGGTGCGTGCCGGCCGGATCTTCGGCGTGATCGTGGCCGTGTTGGGCATTCTGGTGGCGCCGCTGCTGGCCCAGACGCAGAGCATCTTTGCCTACCTGCAGAAGATGAACGGCATGTATTTCATCCCGATCTTCTCGGTGGTGCTCTTTGGCATGCTCAACAAGCGCGTGCCTCCGCTGGCGGCGAAGGTGGCGCTGATCCTGGGCTTTGTGACGATCGCAGTCGGCTACTTCGTGCCGCCGTTCAGCGGCTGGGTCACGGCGATCCACGAGTTCCACTTCCTCGGCCTCGTCTTTGTGCTGCTGCTGGCCGTGATGGGCGTGATCCTGCTCGTGAAGCCACAGGAGAAGCCGTTTGATGGCGAGAGCACGCCGGAAGCGGTCGACATGACGCCGTGGAAGCTCGCCCCGATTGCGGCTGCCATCCTCTTCGTCATCATCATCGGCATCTACTGGTACTTCGCCGACTTTGGCGCGGCCTTCGGCAACTGA
- a CDS encoding response regulator transcription factor, with product MSNTPSDSTPTRAPQIFVIEDHDNLRKLLGVFLDMQDDFEFVGSARSAEDALVLVPEVKPDIIMVDLSLPRMSGVEFVRAIKQELPEVKCIMLSGHNERSHAEQAIAAGAMGYILKGNPLEVGEAIRRCLAGEIIISAELER from the coding sequence ATGAGCAACACGCCAAGCGATTCCACCCCGACTCGCGCTCCCCAGATCTTTGTCATCGAAGACCACGACAACCTGCGCAAACTGCTCGGGGTCTTCCTCGACATGCAGGACGACTTCGAGTTTGTCGGCAGCGCCCGCTCGGCCGAAGACGCGCTCGTGCTCGTGCCAGAGGTGAAGCCCGACATCATCATGGTCGACCTCTCGCTGCCCCGCATGAGCGGCGTGGAGTTCGTCCGGGCGATCAAGCAGGAGCTGCCCGAGGTAAAGTGCATCATGCTCTCCGGCCACAATGAGCGCAGCCACGCCGAGCAAGCCATCGCCGCCGGGGCCATGGGCTACATCCTCAAAGGCAACCCCCTCGAAGTCGGCGAAGCCATCCGCCGCTGCCTCGCCGGCGAAATCATCATCTCCGCCGAACTGGAACGGTAG